Proteins from a single region of Hermetia illucens chromosome 3, iHerIll2.2.curated.20191125, whole genome shotgun sequence:
- the LOC119652288 gene encoding uncharacterized protein LOC119652288: MAASVICSIISLPFWIVYICLKTVKILLTNSVLMAAFFFAIAMLMMGVASITAPGPVTNSPNVNPPLEQTAAVSNSIQQNWKAPIIELEDNLLDMKHDEQSDKVLIDKEEDQGLVNDEEIVPRQSDSASDVVPADLPEK; this comes from the exons ATGGCTGCTTCGGtaatttgttcaataatttcattGCCATTTTGGATAGTCTATATCTGCCTGAAAACTGTGAAGATCCTATTAACCAACTCTGTGCTTATGGCCGCATTTTTTTTCGCCATAGCCATGTTAATGATGGGCGTAGCCTCG ATCACTGCACCAGGTCCCGTCACTAATTCCCCCAATGTGAATCCTCCGCTAGAACAAACAGCTGCTGTATCGAATTCCATTCAGCAAAACTGGAAGGCGCCTATTATCGAACTTGAAGATAATTTACTTGACATGAAGCATGATGAGCAATCAGATAAAGTTCTCATTGACAAGGAGGAAGATCAAGGTCTGGTAAACGATGAAGAAATTGTGCCTCGCCAGAGTGACTCTGCTTCAGATGTCGTTCCCGCCGACTTGCCTGAAAAGTAA